The following proteins come from a genomic window of Astatotilapia calliptera chromosome 11, fAstCal1.2, whole genome shotgun sequence:
- the leng1 gene encoding leukocyte receptor cluster member 1, with product MNILPKKSWHVRNKDNVARVRRDEAQAAEEEREAKRRVERAEQEARTEYLRRKARAALQPTGGSRDDGDEEQGGGSGALEHLNLFPLEESSEKKGNEEYLREKKEEKEKQERAIGLLVSLGPQPGSEVTPWYLKSSKDKEESKEKEKRKGISEEEREKKDRRLKDSLDPLKDMKKALGEKDRKEHKSKKKEKRDKGEKRSSGESSIERLRAERLQREAEERRRAQALLEQRSGKGKEPGREVSERERPYNSAYFPELARKRQRRDRESWRDEILKS from the exons ATGAACATCCTTCCGAAGAAGAGCTGGCATGTCCGCAACAAAGACAACGTCGCTCGAGTGCGGAGGGACGAGGCCCAGGCAGCAGAGGAGGAGCGCGAGGCCAAGCGTCGCGTGGAACGCGCGGAGCAAGAG GCACGTACAGAGTATCTGAGAAGGAAAGCCCGAGCTGCTCTTCAGCcaacaggaggaagcagagatgatgGTGATGAGGAACAGGGTGGAGGAAGTGGAGCTCTGGAGCATCTCAATCTTTTCCCCCTGGAGGAGTCCTCGGAGAAGAAGGGGAATGAGGAGTATCTcagggaaaagaaagaggaaaag GAGAAGCAGGAAAGAGCCATTGGCTTACTGGTGTCATTGGGACCCCAGCCGGGGTCTGAGGTCACGCCGTGGTATCTGAAAAgcagcaaagacaaagaggagagcaaagaaaaagaaaagagaaaagggataagtgaagaggagagagagaagaaggatCGTAGACTGAAGGATAGTTTGGATCCTTTGAAAGATATGAAGAAAGCTCtcggagagaaagacagaaaggagCACAAGagcaagaaaaaggaaaaaagagacaaaggGGAAAAGAGGAGCAGCGGCGAGAG CTCGATAGAAAGGTTACGTGCTGAGCGTTTACAGAGGGAGGCTGAGGAAAGGAGGAGAGCCCAGGCACTTCTGGAGCAGAGGAGCGGCAAAGGAAAGGAGCCTGGGAGGGAAGTGAGCGAGAGGGAGAGGCCTTACAACAGCGCATACTTCCCAGAACTAGCCCGAAAGCGACAAAGGCGGGACCGGGAGAGCTGGAGAGATGAGATTTTAAAATCCTGA
- the tmc4 gene encoding transmembrane channel-like protein 7, translating to MAGEIQRQNSHIYNYIGGNGYDGEQQSLRRRQVSSPAPDQSYPHFNWDSTPEDEDEDSDGGPKRDIRCSPLPMHLRRTIREVQQMRSPAFSRDVSWRGRQMLRKLRNKCKEFLYFFSLWRKSVQMIGGNFGGGVQSYFVFLRFLVVLNFVSFFLIAGFVLIPSVVFRSTNHHQPTTNSTDILTVSNNLSETNCTAKCKVYEVKSTTEIYQYLLDFLSGTGFMEYSYLFYGYYNITEMPNRDFFYNIPLAYILTAVFYFAFCLICMITRMGTAARVAVATGSSTGVSSYSMVVFTGWDYSCLGDRATKLKQKNILYQLQVDLEEESRKRHKADLSTSKKVILYSLRVLMTFLSLGFIGGAFYGIYVTTQFSQNRADEQGILGFIIQYLPSMVITAGNFVVPLLCDKIALVEQYSPSTTIILALLRAVFLRLVSLGVLLYTLWSQITCYPNELKGNCTLCGYNYKEFQCWETRVGQEMYKLTMFDLLITVAVFLLVEFPRRLVVDNCSCKPVQWVGRQEFVVPSNVLGLVYGQTVVWVGALFCPLLPAINTLKFVILFYCKKITLFQNCRPALRTFRSTTSTFFFLVVLLFGWGLATVVLIYSLSEIRPSYGCGPFHSSSTMWSTVPDSFSNLSNVTQEFLFFVGSQAFSIPLFALAIVVMCYVVALATVYGRSIALLKAQLKLESRDKQFLIKQIESLSRQAHIPTHHAGVQD from the exons ATGGCCGgtgaaatacagagacaaaactCTCATATTTACAATTACATTGGAG GAAATGGTTATGACGGtgagcagcagtcactcaggCGTCGGCAGGTTTCGTCTCCAGCTCCTGATCAGAGTTATCCTCACTTCAACTGGGACTCAACCCCcgaggatgaagatgaagacAGCGATGGTGGACCCAAACGGGACATCAGGTGTAGTCCCCTGCCCATGCACCTGAGAAGAACTATAAG GGAAGTGCAGCAAATGCGGTCGCCCGCATTTTCCAGAGATGTGTCCTGGAGAGGGAGACAGATGCTGCGTAAACTCAGAAACAAATGCAAAgaatttctttactttttctcaTTGTGGAGGAAGTCAGTGCAAATGATTGGAG GGAACTTTGGAGGTGGTGTCCAGTCTTACTTCGTGTTCCTTCGCTTCTTGGTGGTTCTGAATTTTGTGTCCTTCTTTCTGATTGCTGGGTTTGTCCTCATTCCCAGTGTTGTCTTCAGATCCACCAACCACCACCAACCAACCACCAACAGCACAGATATCCTCACTGTTAGCAATAACTTGAGTGAAACAAATTGCACCG ctaaatgcAAGGTGTATGAAGTTAAGAGCACAACGGAGATCTATCAGTACCTACTCGACTTCCTTTCGGGAACG GGTTTTATGGAGTATTCATACCTGTTTTATGGCTACTACAACATCACAGAGATGCCGAACAGGGACTTCTTCTACAACATCCCTCTTGCCTACATCCTCACTGCTGTCTTCTACTTTGCCTTTTGTCTCATCTGCATGATAACACG GATGGGGACTGCAGCTCGAGTTGCTGTGGCAACGGGAAGCAGCACTGGAGTGAGCAGTTACAGCATGGTCGTGTTCACCGGATGGGACTATAGTTGCCTGGGAGACAGAGCTACcaaactgaagcagaaaaacatcCTCTACCAGCTACAG GTGGATCTGGAGGAGGAGAGTCGAAAGAGACACAAGGCTGATCTGTCAACAtcaaaaaaagtgattttatacTCTCTGCGTGTTTTAATGACTTTTCTTTCACTTGGGTTCATTGGAGGAGCTTTCTACGGCATCTATGTGACCACACAGTTCAGCCAG AATAGGGCTGATGAGCAAGGGATCCTTGGCTTTATTATTCAGTATCTCCCGTCCATGGTCATCACTGCTGGAAACTTTGTGGTGCCTCTGCTGTGTGACAAGATCGCCTTAGTAGAGCAATACTCCCCCAGCACTACTATCATATTGGCTCTCTTAAG GGCAGTGTTTCTGCGTCTGGTGAGTCTGGGCGTCCTCCTCTACACCCTGTGGAGTCAGATCACCTGCTACCCTAACGAGCTCAAAGGAAACTGTACACTGTGCGGGTACAACTACAAAGAATTCCAA TGCTGGGAAACACGTGTGGGGCAGGAAATGTACAAGCTCACAATGTTTGACCTCCTCATCACCgttgctgtttttctgctggtTGAATTTCCACGCAG GCTTGTGGTGGATAACTGTTCCTGTAAGCCTGTTCAGTGGGTGGGGCGGCAGGAGTTTGTGGTTCCCTCCAATGTGCTTGGCCTGGTTTATGGTCAGACTGTGGTCTGGGTGGGAGCTCTTTTTTGCCCTCTGCTGCCCGCCATCAACACCTTGAAGTTTGTCATCCTGTTTTACTGCAAGAAG ATAACACTCTTCCAAAACTGTCGGCCAGCGCTGAGGACGTTTCGTTCTACCACCTCCACCTTCTTTTTTCTGGTGGTGCTCCTGTTTGGATGGGGTTTGGCAACAGTTGTCTTGATTTACAGTCTTTCTGA GATCCGTCCCTCTTACGGTTGTGGTCCTTTCCACTCATCCAGTACCATGTGGTCAACTGTTCCAGACTCATTCAGCAATCTCTCTAACGTCACACAGGAGTTTCTCTTCTTCGTCGGCTCCCAGGCGTTCTCCATCCCTCTTTTTGCATTAGCAAT TGTGGTGATGTGCTATGTCGTAGCTTTAGCAACTGTCTATGGGAGAAGCATTGCACTGCTAAAAGCTCAGCTTAAACTG GAGAGCCGTGACAAACAGTTCCTGATCAAGCAGATTGAGAGCCTGAGTCGGCAAGCTCATATACCGACACATCATGCAGGAGTACAAGATTGA